From one Rattus norvegicus strain BN/NHsdMcwi chromosome 7, GRCr8, whole genome shotgun sequence genomic stretch:
- the LOC120093850 gene encoding MICOS complex subunit Mic10-like, giving the protein MLESELGRKWDGCMADAVLKLGTGFGLGIFSLTFFKRRTWPLAFGSGVGLGMTYSNCQRDFQAPYFFLHGKYVREQCLMLRTSQREERETVFISQEY; this is encoded by the coding sequence ATGTTGGAGTCCGAGCTGGGCAGAAAGTGGGACGGGTGCATGGCGGATGCGGTACTGAAGTTAGGTACTGGTTTTGGATTAGGAATTTTCTCCCTCACCTTCTTTAAGAGAAGAACGTGGCCATTAGCCTTTGGTTCTGGCGTGGGATTGGGGATGACCTACTCCAACTGTCAGCGTGATTTTCAGGCTCCATATTTTTTTCTACACGGAAAATATGTCAGAGAACAGTGTCTTATGCTGAGAACATCCCAGCGGGAGGAAAGAGAAACTGTGTTTATTTCTCAGGAATACTGA